One Lycium ferocissimum isolate CSIRO_LF1 unplaced genomic scaffold, AGI_CSIRO_Lferr_CH_V1 ctg638, whole genome shotgun sequence DNA window includes the following coding sequences:
- the LOC132045244 gene encoding BEL1-like homeodomain protein 8, with the protein MSDQTSEFHVAQHSRRERLRINSEQQLDPGILQPYQYRNISYDPSLVLSSEMLNFVTTSTESVVPSDVTQNCNTWKNVGTSCLWNNVANYSSGSGVIENNLSPMFVGGEGLNLNNIDVKPNFFGGYQEMQQSPAATNNSPTNNNMQFSTPVLYHDTLQEVVTSATAGTQGVETGRVGSWTENGNELLLLPNYIDQSRHLFGTNSSTKGHDNSNAQALALSLSPVPASKTNMVQMEKRNNAMAPENFAIAHRSAVPLGPFTGYATILKSSKFLRPAQQLLDELCELAAGSSDAIKCSNYSKKFRDGFRVSCDVNASESSSGAVVGDSGGSSESTVRPEYLQKKAKLIYMQDEICKRYKQYHQQMQMVVSSFETVAGLSAATPYISLALKTVSQHFKSLRNAISDHLKNTRQSLGEDLPSPASGSKGDGTSSRLKFVDQTLHKQKTGGPGVAFFESQQHVWRPQRGLPERAVAILRAWLFDHFLHPYPTDSDKHMLASQTGLTRNQVSNWFINARVRVWKPMVEEIHMLETRENGPTVRKSEGNKLVTERANNVNDGSHRSSSISMPNCGQNLNVLNMSGMSEGPGIGPSERLDDHNDMWRNQEKRSRLECHIPSSMDGSLMGFVPYHQRNALEIGGSIGAVSLTLGLRQNAEAAQQQQLQQLHEHRLRQQFGGHMIHDFVD; encoded by the exons ATGAGCGACCAGACATCTGAATTTCATGTTGCACAACATAGCCGGAGAGAAAGGTTGAGGATTAATTCGGAGCAACAACTCGACCCCGGTATTCTTCAGCCATATCAGTATAGAAATATTTCGTATGATCCATCTTTAGTCCTGTCATCTGAAATGCTTAATTTCGTGACAACAAGTACTGAATCCGTTGTCCCTAGTGATGTGACACAAAATTGTAACACTTGGAAAAACGTCGGTACcagctgtctttggaataatgtAGCAAATTATTCAAGTGGATCAGGAGTTATTGAAAATAATCTGAGTCCAATGTTTGTTGGAGGTGAAGGCTTGAATTTGAATAATATTGATGTGAAGCCCAATTTCTTTGGTGGTTATCAAGAAATGCAGCAATCTCCGGCCGCGACTAATAATTCACCCACTAATAATAATATGCAATTTAGCACTCCTGTACTTTACCATGACACTCTTCAAGAAGTTGTTACTTCAGCTACAGCTGGAACTCAAGGTGTAGAAACGGGCCGGGTTGGTTCGTGGACTGAGAATGGCAATGAACTTCTGCTGCTTCCAAATTATATTGATCAATCGCGCCACTTATTTGGCACAAATTCGAGTACAAAAGGTCATGATAATTCGAATGCTCAAGCCTTGGCTCTTTCACTTTCACCAGTTCCAGCATCAAAAACAAATATGGTGCAAATGGAAAAAAGGAATAATGCAATGGCGCCTGAAAATTTTGCTATTGCACATCGAAGTGCAGTGCCACTTGGTCCTTTCACCGGTTATGCAACGATACTCAAAAGCTCAAAATTTCTAAGGCCTGCACAACAATTGTTGGATGAACTCTGTGAACTTGCTGCCGGTTCATCAGATGCGATTAAATGTTCAAATTACTCGAAGAAATTTCGTGATGGTTTTAGGGTTTCTTGTGATGTTAATGCTTCTGAGTCTTCATCAGGAGCTGTTGTTGGAGATTCGGGTGGTTCAAGTGAATCCACTGTGCGGCCTGAGTATCTGCAAAAGAAGGCAAAGCTAATATATATGCAGGATGAG ATTTGTAAAAGATACAAGCAGTATCATCAGCAAATGCAAATGGTGGTCTCGTCCTTCGAAACCGTGGCTGGTCTAAGTGCAGCAACCCCGTACATTTCTTTAGCTCTCAAAACGGTCTCACAACATTTTAAATCACTGAGGAATGCTATCTCGGATCACCTAAAAAACACAAGGCAATCGTTAGGAGAAGACCTGCCATCCCCTGCATCTGGCAGTAAGGGTGATGGAACTTCGTCACGGTTGAAATTCGTGGACCAGACGTTACATAAGCAGAAAACTGGTGGTCCCGGGGTCGCCTTTTTTGAGTCCCAACAACATGTCTGGAGGCCCCAACGAGGCTTACCAGAGCGTGCTGTGGCTATTCTTAGAGCTTGGCTTTTTGACCACTTCCTTCACCC GTATCCTACAGATAGTGATAAGCACATGCTGGCTTCTCAAACTGGCTTAACTAGAAACCAG GTTTCTAATTGGTTCATCAATGCACGCGTTCGCGTATGGAAACCAATGGTTGAAGAAATTCATATGCTGGAGACTAGAGAGAATGGTCCTACTGTCCGGAAATCAGAGGGGAATAAGCTTGTGACAGAACGAGCCAACAATGTAAATGATGGATCGCATAGGAGTAGCAGTATTAGCATGCCAAATTGTGGCCAAAACTTGAATGTACTCAATATGAGTGGCATGTCAGAGGGCCCGGGAATTGGTCCCTCTGAACGATTAGATGATCATAATGATATGTGGAGGAATCAAGAAAAGCGTTCGAGGTTAGAGTGTCACATTCCTTCAAGCATGGACGGTTCGTTGATGGGGTTTGTGCCTTACCACCAAAGAAATGCACTAGAAATCGGGGGTAGTATCGGAGCTGTGTCATTGACATTGGGTCTAAGGCAAAATGCTGAGGCTGCACAACAGCAACAATTGCAGCAACTACACGAACATCGACTTAGGCAGCAGTTTGGGGGACACATGATTCATGATTTTGTAgattga